The Solanum pennellii chromosome 4, SPENNV200 genomic interval ACGCCCATACAAAATCTtcctaaatcaaaatattagCTGTAAATATCTTTGCAAGAATCATATCTTGTTTAAATTAAAGCAGTACGTCAACAAACAAGTGACTTTAATTGGGGACATGACAATGTACAATTTactttttatcaaataaaattaagcAATAATTTCGAAGAATTTAATTTTTGCTTTAAAAGTTTAgctcatatatatttttattaatatataaatttttatttatctttcctttttaacgttgatgatattattattaataactcattttcttttttaatcgcGTATAATGTTGGTGTGATaaccaaaacaattatattGAAAccgaataaaaaaataaaatagataaaattacataaattgtaCTAGTTTAGGTTctaattattgtgatttttcataGTTTCgaatattacttcatatatcatattttgtcctttgaatacatgttttattaattttgaattaaaggtgtaactaatttttttaattagaggAGTAATTGTGGTTTAATTAACAACTCAAACATATTTCTTAGTATATCAACTTTAACAAATCTTTCTAAAATAAcgaaatcataaaattaaactaaatcgCTAATTGTAAAATTCATCTTATCAACAATGaccaatatcatcatatacCTTTCCATgtcatattttcttatttaaatacATGTATAATTACTTGCCAAATATCTATAATGTCGATTTGAATATTcgaattatatatttaaaatatcaaattaattaaggtttaatattttaacattcatataaaaaaaaagatttttataacAGATATATGATAATAATGTTACAAATGTTACAAACCTCTACATATAATATTGTTAATTACggagttttaattttaatagttGAAGATGAAAACGTGATTTGAGAGGataaagaaagagagagattttaaaagaatttctcCATCTGATtgtatcttttaaaatatatgatataaaataataatatatgtaatcatttgaaattagaactaagattaatatatataatagtgaTGTATATTTAGTTaagtaatttttcatttttaattactattttttattttcttcattattttttattaaaaaagtgGAAAAAGTAGAAGGATGaatcattaaatttattattttattctatggTTCATAAATAGTTGAAGAATGTGGTGGAAATAAGTCTTATCTAGACAAACCATGTTATGTTGTAGCATTATTTCCAATTATTTGAAGTCATAGTAGACTAagacaaattttttaattattacatTAATTGACAGTTTATATcagttgtattttttttgtcattttattatcattttggtttttttttagttgaacaTCACTCTCATCATTGAACTGCCCATATCTCATTTTATTACCATTTCtgtttcaataaaaaaaaaaaacattgttcATTTTTAGCATTATTGTCTCCCATAGATAGattatttcatcatattgacCTATCAATGGGATTTTTGGATCAGGTTTGAACTATTTTCAACCAGTAAATTAAAGCCTTTTTGtgtttgtgttattttttttagatatgttGAACTTTTTAAGTGAAACttagaaaagataaatgaagTGCTAGAAATAGCTAGTAGAAATAACGTTATCGATTATACTCagattctatttttaaaaataatctataGTGGTCAATGAAACaaactaggtgatttcttttaATATGTATCTATGTTATTCCTGATCAAAGATTATTCAGATCATATCTTGTAAAATTGGTCGATGGGCGTAAAAATTGACCCGAACAGAGCAATTATATAAAAGAAGTTATTATTAACATAACACACCGGCATTTTATAGGTGCAAGACAAGATTCAAACCCCATGGTATCTCTATTAGTATAAaaaaccttttaaaaaaaaatcttgttaTGTGGAGGATCCACAGAAGGACCAGATAATAAGGGTCTATTGTACACAGTTATACCTTTGCATTTTCGCCAGAGGCGATTAGATACTTGAAATTAGAATAGAACATTGAAGACATGCAAAATGCACAAGAAAGTTAACTACCTTTTCTTTCCTTTAATCTTCATAAGTAGTATACATGCATTTGATACaacaaagaaacaaaatttacaccatcatatcaaatcaaaattgcAATTGTAACAAAACTGAACTCAACAAGGCATCAATTATGGTACAATATAAATACATCTCATTTTCAGCTATACATCTTTGCGCGCTAGTAATTTGGCCCCAGAAGAGATAGGAGGAAGGTGCGATAATTACCAGAAGTCTCGGAATAAACAGCATCGTTTAGACACTTCTTGTATTTCTTTCGATATTCTGCTTTTATATACTGCATATCGATCTCAGCTCGTGTTACTATTATTCTAATAAGAGCTGCATCGTTCGTTCCCAAGCCCTTCATAGCCTTATGCAATTGCTGAAtgcaaaaatgtaaaaatagtttgaaaaaatgTGTAGTAGATTAAAGTCATGAATGGTTTTACAAAAGTTTAACACAATATTTGAGTAATCGATCATATTCTGTGTCAGAATCAAATGAAGCTCGTCAAGCAAGTGTCATGTTCTAGAACGACTCTGATCTAGGCCTCGCCATTGGCAGGATATTGACATTACCACAAGATCTCCATTTCCAgcattaccccccccccccccNNNNNNNNNNNNNNNNNNNNNNNNNNNNNNNNNNNNNNNNNNNNNNNNNNNNNNNNNNNNNNNNNNNNNNNNNNNNNNNNNNNNNNNNNNNNNNNNNNNNNNNNNNNNtccccccccccccccatgcAACATATTGTTCGTGGGATTGAAACTCATTatctgtgctctgataccacttgttaggatcaaggtcttaccatcataCCAAAATCTATAGTTGATAACTAGACACAACTTTAATCTTAACCAAGCCTGTCAAATCTAGTGCTCTGTTCAACCAAGACTCCGACCTAAGACCATCTCCGACACTTACCATAGGCAGGATGTATGCTTTACCCTGAGCGTTacaatttttacaaaattaccaaCTAATATTTATCATAGAGACCTTCGGAGTATGGTAAACAATACCTTCGCGAAGAAGCTTGCTGGATTCTTAGCACATCTCAAGATAGACAAGAGGCCAAATCTAAAGAGCCCTGAGGTTTCACTTTTTACAGCCTGTGTAACATTAATTAGTATATAAACACATTAGTAAACTATGACTTATAAAGGTTATTAGTTAAGCTGATTAGAGAGTAAAGTAAGTGAACTTACACTTCTCAATTTGTtcttatacttgcttttataaGCATAACTAACAGCAGCCAAATGTGCCCTGCTGCTTTCAGTGAAGATTCGTATAAACGTCTTCTCATCGGTACCCCATCTCTTCTCCCCTGCTTTATACAGAGCTTTAGCATCACGTTCCGCTAAAGCACTGTCAACTTCAGGTCCTTCATAGCGTATCGTACCTACATACGATAGAAGCAACTGTTATATAAAAGCAAACAACACCAATACATACATCAGTATCTTCTTTGTAAATTTTTCACGTATGGTTACTGAGCTTTATCTACTTTAACACGAGTAAATTCACATAAAAGTTTTATCATGTATATATACTTATGTTGAGTTCCCTTTTTTCGATGTGTATCTACTTTTTAATAGTGTGACATCCCTTGATAAAATTCCTGGTTCCGCCACTGCTTGTTATAGTTTTGCTCTAGTAGAAACTAATTCCTCCTATCGAAGGTATAGTACTCCGCTAGAAAGATTATAAAATGGAGGAAAAActcaaacaaaaacaacaaatatatcGAAAAAACAAATTACTACATGAGAGGAATTTCAAAAGCCAACAACAGATGGAGACAAGAGGGAGTTGCTCGAATTGTAATCACCCCTTACTTCCAACCCTAAGATTGTGAGTTCGAGTCATCAAGGGAGcaaaagaattagaaaaaagAGCTATGAATCAAGCAAGAACAACAGATATATCGATAAAACAGATTACTACATGAGAGGAATTTCAAAAACCAACAACAGATGGAGACAAGATGGAGTTGCTCGAATTGTAACCACTCCTTACTTCCAATCCTAAGATTGTGAGTTCGAGTCACCAAAGGAGCGAAACGAttagaaaaaaagaggaaagatTCACACAAGAACGACAAATATATATCGCAAAAGTAGATAACTACATGAGAGGAATTTCAAAAACCAACAACAGATGGAGACAAGAGGGAGTTGCTCAGATGGTAACCACCTCTAATTACTTTCAACCCTAACATTGTGAGTTCGAGTCACCAAGGGAGCAAAAAAGTTAGAAAGAAAGGGAAAGATTCACACAAgaacaacaaatatatatatcgaaAAAGTAGATAACTACATGAGAGGAATTTCAAAAACCAACAACAGATGGAGACACGAGGGAGTTGCTCAGATGATAACCACCTCTAATTACTTTCAACCCTAACATTGTGAGTTCGAGTCACCAAGTGAgcaaaaaaattagaaagaaagGGAAAGATTCACACAAGAACAACAGATACATCAAAAAAACAGATCTCTACATAAGAGGAATTTCAAAAACCAAACAACAGAGGGAGTTGCTCTGAGGGCAACAAATAACAATCATCATCAAATACAGAACGATAGATCAATACCTTTTTATGATCATCAGATGTTCGCGACTCAATATCATGCTCGAGGTAAACACCATTCATAGTATAATAAATTTGTTTGAAATATTGAATCTGTGAAGGAGTCCTAGAACATATTACTTCAGTAGCAGCTCTTAGATCAACAACAACGCCACTCAACGCTTGTCTGACTATAGTAGCATCCCTTACTGCTGGATCATGCATCCATAACAAGAATGCTTTCTGAATTTATCGATACAAATGAAACAAAATCAACATATACACAAGACAACTTGAAGCAAAATCGATGTATACAAGTTAAATTCTAACGTCATATATATACCTTGTTGTCACCACTAAGCTCTCTTGATAAGCGATTACTAAGCTCTTCTGAATACATAAGTCTGTATTCCTGTTGAATGAGACCGCGTTGAGTTGCATCGCGATGAGCAAGGATGTTGATGATTGATGCAGTATCGCATCCAAATCCTGGAATAGCAAAAGAAAGTAATTATCATATGAGCAATAGTAAAAGATATATATCGCGTTCAATGTTGAGaatcttaaattttgaattcgtaAAATTCAAATTCTGAATTCAAACTTCAAATAAGAATGTCTAAAGACTATATGATACAATGGTATTTTGTGTTgttatatatgaaaatgtttactaaatctttttaaatttgctTATTTCAAAAAGTGTTCTTTTAGAAAAACAATTTTGGAAAGTGTGAATTTGgtcaaagttttcaaaaagtattttgGTAACATCTACTACTAATctactatttaaaaatattgttttcactttttaaaaaaaacttgacCAAACACATCAATCCTCTTGAGTAACcctttttcttagaaaaataaatacttgTATATATGGAAAATCTTGACCAAAAAtgcttttaataattaaaaaaataaaattaacaacaTATTCAGTGTAATCTCATAAGTCTGAAATCATCAGCttaaaaaagcaaaagaaaagtCAGATTAAAACGAAAATAAGGTCCGCAAGATGATAGAACAAAGCAACACGAAATAGCAAAAGTCGAAGAATAAGAAAAGTATTCAATAGTGTGAAATTACTGAATTACCCTTGAAAGCTTTATAAAGTTGTGCGGCATCATCGCGAGGCGAAGTTAAGACAGGAGGTATAATCAAGGTAGCCATATTATGAATGATCTTTTACGACTATTTacaaattaactaataaaaaaatcaaaattaattccTTGTTACGAattgtttctctctctctcacgaAAATTTGTTGAGGGGAGAGAGAGAAACAAAGAGAACTTCAATAGATTAAAGGGGAGATATACAAAAGCAAGTAATTCAAAGGGTAGAATTGGAAAGTTTTACATGAATGGTACAACTACAAATGCGTCTCACCATAAAAGATTATGtgagaaataaaatatgtgtcaacgtgtattatttaattatgttattaaatgattatgtattttaattttaacttttaattaacaaaattatattgattgattgatttaGTATAAATATTGACTATAGATACGATAAGGAGTTACCTCCTCCATATTATGGTACCTCATTATTATgacaaagaaattttttttgcttttgttgACTTAGTTGTTAGGTGTGAAATGtatatttgtaattaaaaagaaatgaataaaaGTTATAAGGTAATGATTTATAAAGATTATTTTAGAAATGgatagttttgaattttttacttTGCTCATGTTATGCTTAAAACTTgaagttaattatttttcgaCTTTTGACTTTAAAGGCTTGCTCTTTGGACAAGTAAAAGGTTAATAGTTTAAGATCAATCAATTTTTAAGATcattaaatgtaattttatgattataaaGTATCGAGATACTTTTAGgagtcgtttggtagagtgtattagaGAAAATAATGCATGTATTAGCTTGATGTATTAGTAGTACCTTGTTTGGTACACTTTTTTAATCTATGCATAACTAATActtgtattagtaatacactctAGCCCCGCACCTCATTAAGATCATATTGGCATACTCTCCCAAAAAAGAAAGAGCAGACCCCATTGAAGACGAGAGTGAGGTACAACAAGGCCATTTCTGTCCACCGCCCTTCTCACGGAGCCGTACGTGGACGTTACCTTGTGTATTAAagagtgtattactaataccgtCTATTTCTATGCATTAGTAATGCAATGGAttctaatgcatgcattaacatTATAAAAGACACAATTgcccttaaaaacttttttaataTCCTTTCCACCATATTTGTGGAgggtattttttaaaaataattttttttctaaaaatattatgcAATGCATTATATTTAAAACTTGCATTAGATTAAATAATTACAGAACTACCCTCAAAGCCTTTTTGAAACATTTCctaacattttcttttcttttaattttctttgttgtcgtgtgtttttaaattcatttatttttctctgtCTTTTAATTTGTTGGTGTTTTTAATAGACTTTATAGCctcttaaatataatttttgtaaaaaataataatctaatttcaacataatttaataagaaaaattactATTGTGGcgataaatttgattaaaaaaaattcttttccaACTTTTCACAAAAGTATTTTGACCCAAATATTAcaactatttaatattatttttgaaaaaaacaagaaagaagaagaagaagaggaggaggaggagttGATGATGCTTTAACAAATGACTTTGTTGCAACTTGCAAGAaagtgtaaaaataaaaaaaatgtgaagggtatttttgtaaacatatattttcaaatAGAAATTATGCAAGATCTATTATTTCTTATACAAACCAAACAATGTATAAGAAATAATGCTTGCATAACTAATGCAAGTATTAATAATGCAAGTATTACTAATCCAAGCATTACTAATACACCATATTTTgcattattcttatacactctaccaaacgaccccttaatgGTATAAGACTTGATCCTAAACGAATATTAACGTTTCTATTTTCTAGTTATTTTAGCTCTAACAATCTATAGTAAAATCAACAATTTAATAGAATATGTAGAAAGAACATCtattaagttaagaaagtcaCAATATGCATAAACTCCTTAGGTACTtatcacaaataaaaaatttctatcTTTCTAgtgtttaattataaattttgaattcgatttcgaaaatatgtcatatagcAAAGGTCAGGTTGTCCTAATGCTCTCCTCAGACAACAGACATTCAAAAATTCTgatatttttgtctatatttgTATAGGAAAAAAACTAAGATTCTTTTAAGGAGGCACGTGGTGTTACAGTGGCTATTTTTGAGggaaaaaaagttataataCAGTTTGCAAAGATCTACTAGTGATCCagatctcttcttctcttcctctccCACCTTCAAACAAGTCAGCAAAAATCTACTTCATCTCCAGCAGGTATAACCTCCTCCTTCAAATCCCATTTCCCAGTTTTAATTTGTGGTTTAAAGTTTCTTACTTTCTTGAAAAATTTCACTTGATATGAGTATAATTGATGATTTTGGTGCTTATTTGTGAGATTGATCAAGATTCTTGATTTAATGAATTGGGGTTGTTGAAACTTTCATAGATAGGTTTAAAGTTTGTAGCTTTATTTGCTACTTTAGCTGATTGTCCTTAGGTTATTGAATATTTTCTATGATTGATCAAGATTGTTGAATTTAATGAATTGGGGTTGTTGAAACTTTCATAAATATGTTCAAAGTTTGTAGCTTTATTTGCTACTTTAGCTAATTGTGCTTAGGTTATTGAATATTTTCTATGATTGATCAAGATTCTTGATTTAATGAATTGGGGTTGTTGAAACTTTCATAAATATGTTTAAAGTTTGTAGCTTTATTTGCTACTTTAGCTAATTGTACTTAGGTTATTGAATATTTTCTATGATTGATCAAGATTCTTGATTTAATGAATTGGGGTTGTTGGAACTTTCATAAATATGTTCAAAGTTTGTTGCTTTATTTGCTACTTTAGCTGATTGTGCCTAGGTTCTTGAAAATTTCCCATTTGTTGTGAGTAAATGGATGATTTTGGTGCTTATTTATGAGATTGATCATGAATTTACTTGATTTGGTTAAGTGGGTTGTTGGACTTCCATAAATATGTTTTAAGTTTGTTGCTTTATTTGCTACTTTAATTGATTGTGCCAAGGTTCTTGAAAAATTTCCATTTGTTGTGAGTAAATTGATGATTTTGGTGCTTATTTATGAGATTGATCAAGAATTTACTTGATTTGGTAAAGTGGGGTTGTTGGATTTTTGGGAAATAAGGTTGTTGGATTTTCCATAAATATGTTTGGTTTTCTTGTAGATGTGTTTATTTCACCCACCAGAATTATTTGTCCTATAAAGGGATTCAATCATCTGGCCCCTCAGGTTAACAAATTAGCAATCTTTTATCTAAGCAAATATGTGATGAGAATCAAAAGTATGTTTG includes:
- the LOC107017190 gene encoding annexin D5, yielding MATLIIPPVLTSPRDDAAQLYKAFKGFGCDTASIINILAHRDATQRGLIQQEYRLMYSEELSNRLSRELSGDNKKAFLLWMHDPAVRDATIVRQALSGVVVDLRAATEVICSRTPSQIQYFKQIYYTMNGVYLEHDIESRTSDDHKKLLLSYVGTIRYEGPEVDSALAERDAKALYKAGEKRWGTDEKTFIRIFTESSRAHLAAVSYAYKSKYKNKLRSAVKSETSGLFRFGLLSILRCAKNPASFFAKQLHKAMKGLGTNDAALIRIIVTRAEIDMQYIKAEYRKKYKKCLNDAVYSETSGNYRTFLLSLLGPNY